AGGCATATACCCACACCAGGCGGACGGCGATGGTCGTGGCGAGCACGGCGATCGCCGATATCGCGATCCTGGCCGGCGAGAATCCCGCGAGTTGGTCCACCACGCTCGGCAACTGCAGCCCGATCAGCAGGAAGGCGAACGACTCCAGGATGAACTGCAGCGCCCGCCACACCGCATCGTCCTGCAGCCGGGTGGCATACCCGGCGTGGGTGGTGGTGCGCCCACCGATCATCACCGCTGCGGTGACGACCGCCAGCACGCCGGAGGTGTGCGCCTCCTCGGCCAACAGATAGACAACGAACGGCGCCAGCAGGCCGATGGCGCTCTCGACGACGGGATCGTCCAGGCGCGCGCGTACGGACGTGATGGCCGAACCCGCGAGGACCCCGACCACCACACCGCCGGCCGCGGCCAACACGAAGGTGCCGAGTCCGGCGGCCCAGCCCGTCGATGCACCCACCGCGGCCGCCAACGCGACCTTGTACGCCGTCAGCGCCGTCGCGTCGTTGAGCAGGCTCTCACCGCCAATCAGGGTCGTCACCCGGCGTGGCAGTCCCAGTCGGCGACCCACCGCGCTCGCCGACACCGCATCCGGCGGGGCCACGATGGCGCCCAGCGTCAACGCCGCGGCCATGGTGAGCTCGGGGACCACCCGGAACGCCACCATTCCGACCGCCAGCGTGGTGACCAGCGGGAGACCGACGGCCAGCGAGCCGATCGCGCCCGCGTTCCTGCGCATGTTGAGATAGCTGCTCTCCAGACCGGCCGACCACAGCAGCGGCGGCAGGATCACGAACAGCACCAGGTCGGGATCCAACTCGACGCCGTCGAAACCGGGGATGTACGAGGCGGCCAAACCGGCCACGACCAGCGCCAACGGCGCCGACACGTCGAGGCGGCGGCTCACCGCGGCCAACAACACGGCGGCCACCGATACCGCCAGCAGTGTCACTCCCACCGCATCCACCTATCCTCGTTCTCCATGCTCAAGCGTTCACGACGGCAGTCACCGACTCCGCAGTGTGAGCATCTCCAGGCGATACCCCACAGCGCAGAACCGGCCCCGGTTACTCCCGGCAGGTGTCAGGAATGCGCCGAGCACGGTGAGAACACGTGGGCACACCTGCGGATGTGCCTGTCCTGCGGGCACGTCGGATGCTGTGATTCCAGTCCGCATCAACATGCCACCGCGCATTTCCGCGAGACCGGCCACCCGGTGATGTGCAGCATCGAGCCGGGGGAGTCGTGGCGGTGGTGCTATGTCGACATCCGGCTCGGCTGAAAAATCTGGCAGGCTGGTCTGGCGATGACAAGGCACGCCGAGAACGCTGACACCCACGCCGACCCACGGGCGCCCGTGGTGCTGCTGCGCGAACCCGGGGAGACCGGCCGCGAGCAGACGCTGGCCTTCGAACGGCTGGGTGCCGTGGTCACCACGAACCCGGCCGACGACGCCGATTTCGTGGTCGCAGACGAGCTCGACCTTGATCGTGAGGGGTTGCGCAGGCTGGCCGCCGACGAGTTGGGCCTGCCCACCGCGCCGTTCTGGTTCGCCGGAACGGCCGCGGAGTTGACCGCGATCGCCGAGCACGCGGGCTACCCGCTGGCCGTCACACCGGTCGCCGATGACGCGGAGACGGGGCGGTCGGTCCTGCTGCGTCCCGAGGATGTCGGTCCGGCCTGGGATCGCGCCGTGGCCGCCGGACACCAGCGGGTGATGGCCGAAACCGTCGTCGAGGTAGACGACGAGGTCACGCTGTTGACCGTCCGCACCGCCAGCGCGGCAGGTCCGGTCGTGCATTTCTGTGAACCGATCGGGCACCGGGTCGCCGGTGACGGCACCGTGTCGGCCTGGCAGCCGCACCGGCTGGCCCCCGCCGCGTTGGATGCCGCCAAGTCGATCGCCGCGCGCATCGTGAACTCGTTGGACGGGCGCGGCGCCTACGCGGTGGAACTGTTGGTGCGCGGTGACGAGGTGTACTTCGCCGACGTGCGACCGCGTCCGGTCGACGCCACCCTGCTGACCCTGCGCACGCATCGATTGTCGGTGTTCGACCTGCATGCGCGCGCGGTGCTGGGACTTCCGGTCGACACCATCATGGTGTCCCCGGGAGCCGCCGTGGTGGGACGCGCGGGCGACACGGAGCTCGATGCGGTTGCGGACAAGGCGACGGCGCTGGCGGTGTTGGCGCAGGCCCACGAGGTGGCCGAAAGCGATGTCTGGCTTTTCGGTGCCGGTCTGGGTGCGGCCTTCGCGACCGCTCAGGACGTCACCATCGCCCGTGACCGTGCGCAACGCACCGCGGTGTCGCTGCGTAGACTCTGGCAGTCGTGAGCGGCGACGAAGCAGACCGGGACAGGCCGACGGCGACGCCGTTCCTGCTGGCCCTCGTCATCATCGTGGTTGTGATCACCGCGATTCTTGTCATCAACCGCGGCGAGGGTGACGGTGATCCCCAGCAGATCGGGCGGGTGGTGGTCGCCCAGAACGACGCCCTGCAGCGGCAGGACTATGAGGCGTTCAAGGCCAATACGTGCGCGGCCGAGCACGGCACCGAAAAAGAGGTCCTTGACCGGCAGCGCGATTCGGTGGCCAAGCACGGCGATCGCTATGTCGACGGAGCGGGAAACATCGCCGTCGTCGGCGATACCGCCACCGCCACCGTCAAGTACCACTTCGGCACCGCCGACGAAACGGACACCCAGGTCAGCGCCGACATGATGTTCAGGCGTGAGGGCGGTCAGTGGAAGGTCTGTTCGCAGGGTCCGGCCTAGCCGTTACGGTAGTGCTGTGTCCACATCCGAGAGTCCGGGTTACGCCGGTGACATCACGCCCGAGCAGGCATGGGAGCTGCTGTCCGATAATCCCGAAGCCGTCCTGGTCGACTGTCGCACCGAGGCGGAGTGGCGATTCGTCGGCGTTCCCGATCTCGCCCCGCTGCGGCGCGAGGCGGTGTTCGTGGAGTGGAACAGGGCCGACGGCACTCACAACGACGCTTTCATCGACGACCTCGGTAGGTCGGGTATCGCCCCGGGCACGCGGCCGGTGGTGTTCCTGTGCCGCTCTGGTAACCGATCCATCGGCTCTGCACAGGCCGCGACGGCCGCGGGTATCGGCCCGTCCTACAACGTGCTCGACGGATTCGAGGGCAACCTCGACGAGAACGGTCATCGCGGCGGCACCGGATGGAAAGCCGTCGGACTTCCCTGGAAGCAGAGCTGAGGGCAGCCATGAGTGATGTTCCCTCCGTGCGCATTCCCGCACCGCTGCCCGACGGGGTCAGCCAGGCCACCATCGGCGTGCGCGGTGGACTGCTGCGTTCGGGTTTCGAGGAGACCGCCGAGGCCCTGTATCTGACTTCGGGTTACGTCTACGAGTCCGCCGCCGACGCCGAGCGCGCGTTCACCGGTGAGATCGATCGGTACGTGTACTCCCGCTACGGCAATCCGACCATCTCGATGTTCGAGGAGCGGTTGCGTCTCATCGAGGGCGCCCCGGCTGCGTTCGCCACCGCGACCGGCATGGCGGCGGTGTTCACCGCGCTGGGCGCACTGCTGGGTGCCGGTGACCGACTGGTCGCCGCGCGCAGCCTGTTCGGTTCGTGCTTTGTGGTGTGCAACGAGATCCTACCGCGCTGGGGGGTGGAGACCGTCTTCGTCGACGGTGACGACCTCTCCCAATGGGAGGAAGCGCTCAGCGTGCCGACCCAGGCGGTCTTCTTCGAGACCCCGTCGAATCCGATGCAGTCGCTGGTCGACATCGCCGCGGTCGCCGAATTGGCACACGCTGCGGGCGCAAAGGTGGTGCTGGACAACGTCTTCGCCACCCCGCTGCTGCAGCAAGGGATCCCACTGGGGGCCGATGTGGTGGTGTACTCCGGTACCAAACACATCGACGGTCAGGGTCGCGTCCTCGGCGGTGCCATCCTGGGCGACAAGGAGTACATCGACGGCCCGGTACAGAAGCTGATGCGCCACACCGGCCCGGCGATCAGCGCCTTCAACGCCTGGACCCTGCTCAAAGGCCTTGAGACGCTGGCAGTCCGGGTTGACTACGCGAACCGCTCCGCGCAGCGGGTTGCCGAGTTCCTCGAACAGCAATCCGGTGTGAATTGGGTGAAATATCCGTTCCTGCAGTCACATCCGCAGTACGAGCTGGCGCAACGCCAGATGCGCGGCGGCGGAACGGTGGTCACCTTCGAGGTGGACGGCGGCAAGGACGCGGCCTTCACACTGCTGGACAAGCTGCGCGTCATCGACATCTCCAACAACCTCGGTGACGCGAAATCGTTGATCACGCACCCGGCCACCACCACCCACCGCGCGATGGGCCCGGAGGGACGGGCGGCGATCGGTCTCGGAGATGGCGTGGTGCGCATCTCGGTGGGCCTGGAGGGTACCGAGGATCTGATCGCCGATCTGGACCAGGCGCTGAGCTGATCACCGTGTCGAAGGCATCGGATGCGAAGAAGGCGCGCCGCAAAAAGCGCAAGACGGCCGGTGACGCGCGCTGGGTTCCCGACGCGGTGATCGAGCAGCTGTCGGCCATCCAGGACGCGGTGGTCGCCGACCTGGCCGAGTTCGACGAACGGATCACCGAGCGCGGCTGGACCTTTGATGAAGAAGAATCCGATGACGACTACGCGATCTGGTTCTTCGAGCCGTCCGGGGCGCAGGTCGAGGACGGTATTCCGGTCACCTCGCTGTGGCTGGACGCCGCCGAGGACGGTGCCCTGGTGCACGTGACCTTCGTGGGCACCACCGACAAGCACAGCTTCACCCACGAGGAGCTGTTCGACAGACTCGACGCCATCGAGTCCTACCGCAACGGTGACTCGTTCTCGCGGATCGGCTGACGGTAAACGCGAGACGGTCACTACGGCACGTCGTTCATTGCTTGTGCCGTAGTGACCGTCTGCCGGATCTGCTCAGCCGGCGGCGGGAACCGCGTCCCGGTCGGTGTCCCCCGAGCCCCCGGGGGTGGGCGGATTGCCGGTGTTCTTTTCGAAGATGAACGTCAACGCGGCGGCGAATGCGTACATTCCGGCGAAGATCCAGATCAGACCCTCGGCCCCGACGGTGTCGAAGAACAGTGTGACGATGATGGGTCCGACAGCGACGGAGGCGCCCATGCCGATGTTGTATGCCGACATCACGGCACCAGGCTGGCTCGGTTGAAGTGATGCGGTGATGGCCGACAGCGGCACGAACCCGGCCAGCGAGATGCCGAAAGCGATGCCTGCGACCACGGCCAGGCCATAGGAACCGGTGATGGCCGGCAGGTAGTACAGAGCCAGCAGACTGAGGCCCGACCCGATGGCGCCGAACCATCGCACGGTCGGCACCCAACCCAGCCGGTCGCCGACCATGCCGAATACGACGTTGAAGGGGATGTTCGCGGCATAGATGATGGTGGTCAGCAGCAGCCATTTCGCCAGTCCGAAACCGAACTGGTCGGCGAACAAGGCCGGGAAGAATACGAACGAACCGTATTGCGGCGCAGTATTGATCATCCGGATCACCGAGGCCGACAGCACCCGAGGTTTGGTGGCGATCAGCTTCAGACCGGTCGTGAGGACGACGAACGGGCTGGTGCCCGCCTGAGCGAGTCGCTTGCTGCCGATGGGTTCTTTGACACCCAGCAGGGCGATCAGACCGCCGATGACGACCAGGCCCAGGGACAGCCAGAGCGTGTTGTACTCGCCGATCAGCGGGATGGACCCGTTGGCGAACAAGGCGCCCAGGGTCGGCAGGCCCGCGGTGAACATGACGTAGAACCAGCCGATCGAGGTGGCCAGGCGCCGCCTGTCTGCCACCGCGGCGATCCACACCAGGAATCCGAAGGCGAACAGCGGATAACCCAGCCCGCGCATGGCGTAGGCGATGAACATCACCTGATGGTTGTCGGCAGCGACGCCTGCGGTGAGGAAGATGACCTCGAAGGTCACCCACGCGGTGAAGCCGATCATCATCACGCGCTTGGGTCCCCAAAGATCCGACAGCGCGGCCGACAACCATGCCGCGATGGCAACGACGATGCCGTAGGCGCTGATCAGCGCCGCTGCCTTGGAGGTGTCCAGGCCGTTGTTGTCGCGCAGGAACGGTGCGATGTAGTTGGACTCGACGCCGTCGCCGATCATGAAGAACAGCAGACCGACGTAGCCGAGCACAAGGGATCTCGGCATGCCGATGCGATCGTATATCGACGTTGTGTGCCTCGATTTTTCGCTCACAGGTGGAACTCCTTCAGAATGCTTGTCGCGGATTGGTATGTGCCATGACGTGTGCCTAGGACAGATCGCTGAGCAGGTGCATCGATTCCTTGAGGCGGGGGTAGAGCTCCCGGTAGATCGGCCACAGCCTGCGGTAGTCGGCGGTGCCCGGGGTGATCGTGGCGCCGTAGCGCACCATGGATGTGCGTGCGGCGTTCAGCGACGGGTGTATTCCGGTGGCCACGGCGGCGATCATGGCTGCCCCGAGTGCGGTGGTCTCCTGCTCGCCACACAGTGTGAGTGGGCGTTCCAGGATGTCGGACAGGATCTGCATCCACGCCGGGCTGCGTGTTCCGCCTCCGGTGACGAACACGTGCTCGATCGGCGGGCCGACGGCGGCCAGGCCGTCGGTCTGCAGCTTGATCTCGAATCCGATGCCTTCGAGGATGGCGCGGTAGATATGTGGTTTGCCGTGCCCACCGGTGAGTCCGACCAGGGCGCCGCGGGCCCGGGCGTCCCAGTACGGGGTCTGCGCAGCATTCCAGTGGGGCAGCGCCAGAAGCCCGTCGGCGCCCGGTTGCAGCTCGGCAGCGGCGGCTGCCACATCGCCTTCCGTGTATCCCGGTGCAGTTACCTTGGTGCCGAACTGATCTCGGAACCAGTTCAACAGATAAGTCCCCGAGGACGTGAACGCTTCCAGCAGATAGCCATGTCCGTCGGCGCTCGCAACGGTGCGATAGGCGACGTCCCATGAGTAGTCGGTTGCCGACAGGCCACAGACGACCGCGGTACCCATGTTCAGGTACAGCGCGTCTGGGTTCTGTGCGCCGGCGCCCAGAGCGGCACACTGGCCGTCTCCGGCGCCGGCAATGACCGGAGTGCCGGCCCGAAGTCCGGTCATTGCCGAGGCTTCGGCGGTGATGCTGCCGATGGCGGCACCGGGCGCAATGACCTCGGGAAGTGCGGTGATGTCGAGACCGATCATGGACAGGAGCTCGGCAGACCAGGTCAGCTGTGTCATATCGAACAGGCCCATGCTGTCGGCGCTGGCGTGGCTGGATGCCCATCGTCCGGTCAGCCGGTGATGCAGCAATGCGCTCACATCGCCGAACCAGCGGACGCGCGCCATCTCGTCAGGCTGGTGCCGAAGTAGCCAGGCGATCTTGTACAGCGACGGTGTGTTGTCGGCGGGCCGTCCCGACAATTGATGTACGCGTGGGGATCCCAGTTCGGCGACGATGTTGCGGGCCCGCGAATCCATCCAGACGATGCCTGGGTAGACCGGCGCGCCGGCGTCGTCAACACAGACGAATGTTTCGCGCTGCGTTGTGACGCAGAGTCCACTGATGCGTTCCGGGTCCACGCCCGAAAGTGCGCTGCGAAGTGCTTCGCAGGTCGCGTGCCACCAGTTTTCTGGATCCTGTTCGTGACGGCCCGGACTGGGCTGGGACATATGAATCGGGCTGCGGCCCAACGCAATCGCCCGACCGGCCGGATCGAATACGACCGCTTTGCTAGCTGTGGTCGAACAGTCGACCGCGACGACCAGGTCGCCCATACCTAACGCTCCTCAGATGGCTACACCGGTGCGGGCACGTGCCAGCCGGCCGGTTTATGACTCGCATCACAAGTACATCTATCAAACTAATCATGTCAAGTGTTGAATATGATGAGAAACGACGTTACGCTTGTGAAGTTCATCAATCCGAGAGTGAGGTCTCCCTTGCCCGAGATGCCCACCAAGCGCCGCGAACGTATCGCGCAGTACGTGCAGGATGTCGGCGCCGCTCGAACCGAGGATCTTGCCGATCGTTTCGAGGTCAGCCCGATGACCATCCATCGTGATCTCGACG
This DNA window, taken from Mycolicibacterium neoaurum, encodes the following:
- a CDS encoding Na+/H+ antiporter — encoded protein: MGVTLLAVSVAAVLLAAVSRRLDVSAPLALVVAGLAASYIPGFDGVELDPDLVLFVILPPLLWSAGLESSYLNMRRNAGAIGSLAVGLPLVTTLAVGMVAFRVVPELTMAAALTLGAIVAPPDAVSASAVGRRLGLPRRVTTLIGGESLLNDATALTAYKVALAAAVGASTGWAAGLGTFVLAAAGGVVVGVLAGSAITSVRARLDDPVVESAIGLLAPFVVYLLAEEAHTSGVLAVVTAAVMIGGRTTTHAGYATRLQDDAVWRALQFILESFAFLLIGLQLPSVVDQLAGFSPARIAISAIAVLATTIAVRLVWVYAFAYLRSPRPTVGETFVVAWAGMRGVVSLAAAFGVPMTTLSGDAFPGRDQLVFLTFVVVVGTLLLHGLTLPWVIRRFGVEGDDARSDALAQAAAQDKAARAAADRLDELLEQQRADGNAIQDSAADVLRRWNTARRNAAWERLGRSEAEIGQSPASAFRSLRLEMLAAERAVFIAERDAGNIDDEVLREVLRGLDLEEATLNRR
- a CDS encoding UBP-type zinc finger domain-containing protein produces the protein MLKRSRRQSPTPQCEHLQAIPHSAEPAPVTPGRCQECAEHGENTWAHLRMCLSCGHVGCCDSSPHQHATAHFRETGHPVMCSIEPGESWRWCYVDIRLG
- a CDS encoding ATP-grasp domain-containing protein; the encoded protein is MTRHAENADTHADPRAPVVLLREPGETGREQTLAFERLGAVVTTNPADDADFVVADELDLDREGLRRLAADELGLPTAPFWFAGTAAELTAIAEHAGYPLAVTPVADDAETGRSVLLRPEDVGPAWDRAVAAGHQRVMAETVVEVDDEVTLLTVRTASAAGPVVHFCEPIGHRVAGDGTVSAWQPHRLAPAALDAAKSIAARIVNSLDGRGAYAVELLVRGDEVYFADVRPRPVDATLLTLRTHRLSVFDLHARAVLGLPVDTIMVSPGAAVVGRAGDTELDAVADKATALAVLAQAHEVAESDVWLFGAGLGAAFATAQDVTIARDRAQRTAVSLRRLWQS
- a CDS encoding lumazine-binding protein; this translates as MSGDEADRDRPTATPFLLALVIIVVVITAILVINRGEGDGDPQQIGRVVVAQNDALQRQDYEAFKANTCAAEHGTEKEVLDRQRDSVAKHGDRYVDGAGNIAVVGDTATATVKYHFGTADETDTQVSADMMFRREGGQWKVCSQGPA
- a CDS encoding rhodanese-like domain-containing protein, with amino-acid sequence MSTSESPGYAGDITPEQAWELLSDNPEAVLVDCRTEAEWRFVGVPDLAPLRREAVFVEWNRADGTHNDAFIDDLGRSGIAPGTRPVVFLCRSGNRSIGSAQAATAAGIGPSYNVLDGFEGNLDENGHRGGTGWKAVGLPWKQS
- a CDS encoding O-succinylhomoserine sulfhydrylase, with protein sequence MSDVPSVRIPAPLPDGVSQATIGVRGGLLRSGFEETAEALYLTSGYVYESAADAERAFTGEIDRYVYSRYGNPTISMFEERLRLIEGAPAAFATATGMAAVFTALGALLGAGDRLVAARSLFGSCFVVCNEILPRWGVETVFVDGDDLSQWEEALSVPTQAVFFETPSNPMQSLVDIAAVAELAHAAGAKVVLDNVFATPLLQQGIPLGADVVVYSGTKHIDGQGRVLGGAILGDKEYIDGPVQKLMRHTGPAISAFNAWTLLKGLETLAVRVDYANRSAQRVAEFLEQQSGVNWVKYPFLQSHPQYELAQRQMRGGGTVVTFEVDGGKDAAFTLLDKLRVIDISNNLGDAKSLITHPATTTHRAMGPEGRAAIGLGDGVVRISVGLEGTEDLIADLDQALS
- a CDS encoding MFS transporter — encoded protein: MPRSLVLGYVGLLFFMIGDGVESNYIAPFLRDNNGLDTSKAAALISAYGIVVAIAAWLSAALSDLWGPKRVMMIGFTAWVTFEVIFLTAGVAADNHQVMFIAYAMRGLGYPLFAFGFLVWIAAVADRRRLATSIGWFYVMFTAGLPTLGALFANGSIPLIGEYNTLWLSLGLVVIGGLIALLGVKEPIGSKRLAQAGTSPFVVLTTGLKLIATKPRVLSASVIRMINTAPQYGSFVFFPALFADQFGFGLAKWLLLTTIIYAANIPFNVVFGMVGDRLGWVPTVRWFGAIGSGLSLLALYYLPAITGSYGLAVVAGIAFGISLAGFVPLSAITASLQPSQPGAVMSAYNIGMGASVAVGPIIVTLFFDTVGAEGLIWIFAGMYAFAAALTFIFEKNTGNPPTPGGSGDTDRDAVPAAG
- a CDS encoding FGGY-family carbohydrate kinase — translated: MGDLVVAVDCSTTASKAVVFDPAGRAIALGRSPIHMSQPSPGRHEQDPENWWHATCEALRSALSGVDPERISGLCVTTQRETFVCVDDAGAPVYPGIVWMDSRARNIVAELGSPRVHQLSGRPADNTPSLYKIAWLLRHQPDEMARVRWFGDVSALLHHRLTGRWASSHASADSMGLFDMTQLTWSAELLSMIGLDITALPEVIAPGAAIGSITAEASAMTGLRAGTPVIAGAGDGQCAALGAGAQNPDALYLNMGTAVVCGLSATDYSWDVAYRTVASADGHGYLLEAFTSSGTYLLNWFRDQFGTKVTAPGYTEGDVAAAAAELQPGADGLLALPHWNAAQTPYWDARARGALVGLTGGHGKPHIYRAILEGIGFEIKLQTDGLAAVGPPIEHVFVTGGGTRSPAWMQILSDILERPLTLCGEQETTALGAAMIAAVATGIHPSLNAARTSMVRYGATITPGTADYRRLWPIYRELYPRLKESMHLLSDLS